The following DNA comes from Salvelinus namaycush isolate Seneca chromosome 39, SaNama_1.0, whole genome shotgun sequence.
tgtgaatccagccaacatgtccgatttttaaaatgttttacagcgaaaacagcacgtatatttatgttagctcaccaccaaatacaaaaaaggacagacatttttcacagcacaggtagcatgcacaaagccaacctaactaaccaagaaacaacttcatcagatgacattcttataacatgttacacaataaatctatgttttgttcgaaaaatgtgcatatttgaggtataaatcagttttacattgcagctaccatcacagctaccgtcaaaaatagcaccgaagcagccagagtaattatagagaccaacgtggaatacctaaatactcatcataaaacatttctgaaaaatgcatcatgtacagcaaatgaaagacaagcatcttgtgaatccagccaatatttcagattttttaagtgttttacagcgaaaacacaatatagcattatattagcttactacaatagacaaccacactaccgcattcattcatcaaggcacgttagcgatagcaataggcacgttagcgttagcgaataaaccagcaaaagatattaattttcactaaccttcataaaccttcctcagatgacagtcctataacatcaggttatacatacacttatgttttgttcgaaaatgtgcatatttagagctgaaatcagtggttatccattatgctaacgtagcttatttttcccagaatgtgcggatatttctattagactctcacctattctgaccaaatagctattcataaacattacaaaaaaatacatgttgtataggaaatgatagatccactagttcttaatgcaatcgcagtgttagaattctaaaaatatcttcattacgacataaggcttatgttatagcgagagagtggccaaaacctgggcgcaaaactactagtacacagttcgacagatatatgaaatagcatcatataatgtttcttacttttggtgatcttccatcagaatgttggacaaggggtcctttgtccagaacagtcgttgtttggatttagaccatcgtttttccctcttgaattagcaagcacactggccaagtggcgcgaagctctccattctgaacaaagggcacacaacgcaacacgcctaacgtcccgaataaatttcaaaaatctaataaaactatattgaaaaaacatactttacgatgatattgtcacatgtatcaaataaaatcaaagccggagatagtagtcgcctataaccaaagctattcagaaggcaatcccactgtcctcttcgcgccttcctgaaaacatgaaatcggtgacacgtcattccaagaggacgtattccatctcagaccaagataatcacctcatttcttctctcactgcatcttgacatccaggggaaggtgtatgacgtgcatgtatactaatagctatcatgcccatttataggcaggacttagaagagagcctcgatttcagactttccacttcctggtcaggaagtttgtgccaaatgagttctgtttcactcacagatataattcaaacggttttagaaactagagagtgttttctatccaatagtaataataatatgcatattgtacgagcaagaattgagtacgaggccgtttaaattgggcacgtttttcccccaaagtgacaacagcgccctctgtcctcatcaggttagattactcgttggttattactgcattgtcggaactagaagcacaagcatttcgctacactcgcattaacatctgctaaccatgtgtatgtgacaaataaaatttgatttcatttgatttgtgcCCTGAATGCTATTGAAAATGGGCAGGGCATTAAGATAGATGCCCATGCTTTTAATGTACCACCCAAAACCCTGAGGCGCCACCAAGACAAGTAGGCAAAAACCCCAGGCCACAGCCATTTGGGTGGGTTATCAGTCTTCACTAGCTCTTTCAAATGTGACCTGGTGAGTCATATCCCAAAAATGTAAACAGCCCTTTTTGGACTTACATCATGTGATGTGAAAACTTGCCTTTGACCTAGTGGAGAGGATGGGAATCCAAAACACATTCAATAAAGAAAGGCAGTTGGCAAGCATAGACTGGTTTTACAGTTTTATGAAGCTCCCAGGGTAGCTGGGCAAAATGCCCctttccccaaaaaatgtatttgattaaaTAACATCTGTTGACTGTGGCCATTTATTTACCTTTATAGTTTGTTACCCTAAGCATCGCCATCATCCACCTTTGCTATTTTGTGTCAGCAATTAGACATTGATcttagggggggggggtatcttACCCCATGTTACCCTGTGATTGCTAGTTAGACTATTGCAAAACTGGACAAATGATCCACTTACCAccattgtcactatgaatggtagatagagggcaggatagacagactggtattagtgctgagtgattagtgCTTTCTAAGGTCGTTTTGGTGTCTGTTAAATTATTCAAACATAGTCATGTTTTTTTATTACAAATTATACACTTttttacattaaatgcactatgcattatgtgcgTTAAATGCTGTAACACCGAATAAAACAACagaagtcccatgatggtagtgactgcccattactgcttatcacttacagttgaagtcacaaatttacatacacttaggttggagtcattaaaactcgtttttcaaccactccacaaatttcttgttaacaaactatagtttggcaagtcagttagtacatgtactttgtgcatgacaagtaattttttacaacaattgtttacaaacagattatttcacttataattcactgtatcacaattccagtgggtcagaagtttacattactgtgcctttaaacagcttggaaaattccagaaaatgatgtcaaggctttagaagcttctgataggctaattgacatcatttgagtcaagtggaggtgtacctgtggatgtatttcaaggcctaccttcaaactcagtgcatctttgcttgacatcatgggaaaatcaaaagaaatcagccaagacctcagaaaaaaattgtagacctccacaagtctggttcatccttgggagcaatttccaaatgcctgaaggtgtgGTAccttctgtacaaacaatagtacacaagtataaacaccatgggaccacacagccgtgaTACCGCTGAGGAAagagtctcctgtctcctagagatgaacgtactttggtgcaaaaattacaaatcaatcccagaacaacagcaaaggaccttgtgaagatgccggaggaaataggtgcaaaagtatctatatccacagtaaaaggagtcctatattgacataacctgaaaggccgctcagcaaggaagaagccactgctccaaaaccaccataaaaaaaacagactacggtttgcaactgcacatggggacaaagatcgtactttttggagaaatgttctctggtctgatgaaacaaaaatagaactgtttggccatattgatcactggtatgtttggaggaaaaaggggaggcttgcaagccgaagatcaccatcccaaccgtaaagcacgggtttggcagcatcatgttatgggagtgctttgctgcaggagggactggtgcacttcacaaaataggtggcatcatgaggcaggaaaattatttggatataatgaagcaacatctcaagacatcaatcaggaagttaaagcttggtcgcaaatgggtcttccaaatggacaatgaccctaagcatacttccaaagttgtggcaaaatggcttaagaacaacaaagtcaaggtattggagtgaacATCAATCGCATAGAacattgtgggcagaactgaaaaaacgtgtgcgagcaaggaggcctacaaacctgactcggttacaccagctctgtcaggagaaatgggccaaaattaatccaatttattgtgggaagcttgtggaaggctacccgaaacgtttgacccaagttaaacaatttaaagacaatgctaccaaatactaattgagtgtatgtaaacttctgacccactgggaatgtgatgaaagaaataaaagctgaaataaatcattatctctactattattctgacgtttcacattcttaaaataaagtggtgatcctaactgacctaagacagggaattgttactaggattaaatgtcaggaattgtgaaaaactgagttgaaatgtatttggttaaggtgtatgtatacttccgacttcaactgtattaattaacatgactttaaatatttgttttattttattactttattatttcattacaagtcatctcatctctgtagagctgctgcctatTTAAGTAGTGatttcaaagtaaataaggcatacttttatgactgctgaacacCAATTATCAGTCACTTAGTTCATGCATGtctaaatcatgtctaatcaatcgattttaccacaggtgttctccaatcaacttgtagaaGCATCTCAGAATGGTCAATGGAAAAAGGTTGCACCTGATcttaattttgagtctcataacaaagggtctgaatacttatgtaaatgaggtatttcagttttttaatttttatacatatacaaacatttctaaaacactgttttcgctttgtcattatggggtattgtgtgtagattgatgaagcaATTGTtttatgtaatcaattttagaataaggctgtaacataacaacaacaaaaaagtcaaggggtctgaatacttttcgaatgcactgtaccacAGACAGAAGTGGTAACCCTGACACGTCACAGGGGCTATACAGCAGAAGCATCCGTTTAGAACATATGTTGGTGAGAGGAAGTCTAATCGCGGGTAGTGTGAGAAGATGGAACTAGGTGAAACTGGGCAGACATTCTAACCAGttagagggcaggatagacagACTGGTATACCACAGACAGAAGTGGTAACCCAGACACGTCACAAGCATCCGTTTATAATGTTTTCTCATGACCAAATATGGTAGTCACAGGAAGTCCAGTCAAATATCTGTGGGTATACACTCCCAAAGCAGAACAAAAAGTTGGACAATGCTGCTATTGTgcaagagaggggggagggcatCCAGAAATCAAAACATACACATTTACTGGAAACAGTGCTAATGACGCCATCAttcaccactcctctcctcttataAACCCTCCACCTCACCTCACAAAAGAAACGTCTCTTTGGGTCTCTCTTTCTCGTTTGCTCGAGAATCATTGTCTATTTTTTAACCCGAGGCTAAATAAGTAGCTATATTCGCTTGCCATGGATCAACCACCACCGTACCAGCCAGAGTTTGTCCCAATGAAAGGAAATAAGTACATGCGTCTTGAAGACACTCACGGAGCGCCCAAGTTCCAACATACCGTCGTCTTGGGACAGCCACAGCCCGTTGTACCGCAGCCCAGGGATCACATTATCTGGTCACTTTGCAGCCTCGTGTACTGCAACCCATTCTGTCTCGGAATGTTAGCGGTGTATTTCTCCATAAAGGTGAGTTGGAATTCTCCTTATATAGCTTTTTATAGCAATGTCTGGTGTTGGTGCTTGCATTGTATGGATTTTGAAGTTGAGCAAGTTATTATACAAGTTATTATATAGGCGACCAACTTTGAACTATGGAAGGAAGACAGCATAACAATTATCTACATTTGCGTTTCGCTCTCGTGTTATCACACTGTTATAAAAATGTGTAGCCTATACTTCATCTATATGCTCTATAGATCTTTACTCCAAAATAATTGTTTGAAGGAGTATTAAACCACTAAGAGGGTAATACATTACTGAGATCATCCCATTAGTGTGAAATGTCATGTTGTGTGCATGTTGTTAACTAATATGCATCGCTACATAAACACAATCAGCAACACATGAATGATTCTATAATATAAATTATTCTACATTTTGTCTTCCAGTCCAGGGATAGGAAGATGGTTGGAGACTCGGAGGGAGCAAGAAAACACGGGAACACTGCACGCTGCTTTAATACTGTGACCCTGACCCTGTCAATCCTCGGGCTGCTCTTCCTCTTCATCACCTATGGTATCATCATCTACCAAGTTGCACACTGAGTAGTTCCAGTCTTTGCTTTTGTAAAAAGTGTTCATTTGGAAGTCTTGGCATGTGTTATACACCTCTAGGATTGTGTCCTGATACATTTCAGCTCATctctttaaaacacacacacaccacagaagtTCCTTCAGCACTGTGTACCAGATCTTATTTGCTCTTCTTTAGTTTTGTGTTTTTCCAAGATGCAAGATGATTCTTTTGAAGTTCCATTCAAATGTAAGTTTTTATAAATAAATTCAACATTTTTGTAAATGCATTACATTTCAGTTTTTATAGCTGTAATGGATGTTAATGATTCTGTGAGACTCGTCCCATATAGACATACACTCACTTAACAAGAAAACAATTCCCATGGCTTTGTATCTACTTGGCCAAGACAGCGTAACAGAACTTGGCTCGGGTCAGCAATTAAACTGTTTACTGAATCTGAGAGGTCAATGAACATACATATCCTGACATGGCTTGCCTTTGTTCTCGCTCTCCAACAAAGTTTAAGCCACAATCTGTACTATTTATGGTTGCTAAGATTACTTGTCCTTGTGTGATATAAAGATGTAGGAATTAGAGTATGTTAAACAACTTTATCAACCCCAAGAATGAACAGTATTAGGTATTTTTGACTTATTTCTCTGATACAACATCAACATCTGTTTATAATTTGTAAAAGTGGAATTTCCAGCAGTGTAGAAAGTCCAGGCCTGGTTTCCGGAGACAAGCTATGTTACCAGGAATCCCTGGCTTGCTGTGTCACAGTACTCTTGAATAGCTTACTATCATCTATTTTCCCTCTAGAGAAAATAGTCTGTGTAGGATTGATGGGTAAAACAAACACTATTCAATTCATGGTCCTGTTAAATAAAATACTTACGTTTATCATTCCTTCTATACTTCGCCTTCTCCCTGCCTTATCTGACAAAGGTGGATTGGCGAAAGTAATAACTGCAGACTTTATCCATTTATACACAGAGATTGCTTACTTTAAGATGAATTAATGTCGGAGAATAAAACaaattagatctggtaaaagataatacaatgaaaaaaacgTGTTTtctatatgtatatacatatatatattatatatatatttttctcatctttgaaatgcaagagaaaggccattataTGACTTTGGActctaggcgcaatttagattttgtccactagatggcagcagtgtatgtgcaaccttttagactgatccaatgaaccattgcattactgTTCATTACTGCCAAAATGTGCCGagttggtcaattgatacattttcaagttcataactatAGAGATAATACAAACATG
Coding sequences within:
- the LOC120032569 gene encoding dispanin subfamily A member 2b-like encodes the protein MDQPPPYQPEFVPMKGNKYMRLEDTHGAPKFQHTVVLGQPQPVVPQPRDHIIWSLCSLVYCNPFCLGMLAVYFSIKSRDRKMVGDSEGARKHGNTARCFNTVTLTLSILGLLFLFITYGIIIYQVAH